A DNA window from Pyrus communis chromosome 3, drPyrComm1.1, whole genome shotgun sequence contains the following coding sequences:
- the LOC137729538 gene encoding 2-hydroxy-palmitic acid dioxygenase mpo1-like — MGRTGLFDLERHFAFYRAYHSNPVNVLLHTFLVWPLIFTADVLLHFTPPLYNFPSGLNYHGFELNVGLVLTLIYAIFCVKLDKKAGSLAGLLLFLTRVGASVLASGLGFAKSWKLVLAVQAFCWPALLIGHGVFEKRIPGLADGFSEGFMEPYYVLLEFLQSAFGYEPYPGFNKSVKEKIEADIKSWKVIKNQKKLS; from the coding sequence ATGGGGAGGACTGGATTGTTTGATCTTGAAAGACACTTCGCCTTCTATAGAGCATATCACAGCAACCCGGTTAACGTTTTGCTACACACTTTCTTAGTGTGGCCATTAATCTTCACTGCTGATGTTCTTCTCCACTTCACACCACCTCTCTATAATTTCCCATCTGGGTTAAACTATCACGGTTTCGAATTGAATGTTGGGTTGGTTTTGACTTTGATTTATGCTATCTTTTGTGTCAAATTGGACAAGAAAGCTGGGTCCTTGGCAGGTTTGCTATTGTTTCTCACCAGGGTTGGAGCCAGTGTTCTTGCTAGTGGCCTGGGGTTTGCTAAGTCATGGAAGCTTGTTCTTGCTGTTCAGGCTTTCTGCTGGCCTGCACTGCTCATAGGCCATGGTGTTTTTGAGAAACGAATACCAGGCCTTGCAGACGGCTTTTCTGAAGGATTTATGGAGCCGTACTATGTGTTGCTTGAGTTTCTTCAATCAGCCTTTGGCTATGAACCCTATCCAGGGTTTAATAAGAGCGTGAAAGAAAAGATTGAAGCTGATATCAAATCGTGGAAGGTGATCAAGAATCAAAAGAAACTCTCCTGA
- the LOC137728833 gene encoding BRCA1-associated RING domain protein 1-like isoform X2: MADANPNPKCSDSSSTRSTMNPWVLHFQKLGLELKCPLCLNLLNQPTLLPCNHIFCNSCIPSSSCPVCKAEAADRDLRPVPFMENIVAIYKSLDASFCANLLQPVSSDVRTILEQNPISPFISFAGTIAKEPFDNDQGGNSNSGQSIYSSSAHERVWAPCSLNRSVADGVGKNGKLENCSMPIDANGKVLDFARSGMGNPILQLPSSQIRAGGLEECMTVERGMNHAAQSLPNSPPSFGDAKCSDNDSCGRRCEQISENSLVRRSISNIDDSRVGQKRHDSCATEIDGHLRKKIKYEPVSETYSELEHKFSTAPNESFTKRTICAFCQSSIISVVTGPMLHYSKERLVEGDEANASNVIHVHRICIDWAPQVYFEGENVKRLKAEVLRGAKLKCTKCGLKGAALGCFVKSCRRSYHVTCAIEISKCRWDKENFLLLCPAHSSTKFPSEKSNYGKPKICPPSNSVEAPDEVNKWIICPSGLSSEEKLLLIKFAEKIGATVSKTWRPDVTHVIAALDGDGAYVRTFKTCMAILAGRWILKIDWVKACMEATDHVNEEPYEVSLDNYGCCDGPKTGRLRATNNEPNLFNGLSFYFAGDFVLDRKEDLQDLIIAAGGTVFNSSEEVLERSCLEQTASRMLVVYNLDPPEGCKLGEEVSILWQRSNEAQDIAAKIGSQIIGHTWLLESIARCKLQPFVC, encoded by the exons ATGGCGGAcgcaaaccctaaccctaagtGCAGCGACAGTAGCAGTACCAGGTCGACGATGAACCCATGGGTTCTTCATTTTCAGAAACTGGGCCTCGAGCTCAAGTGCCCGCTCTG CTTGAACTTGCTTAATCAGCCGACACTACTTCCATGCAATCACATTTTCTGCAA TTCCTGCATACCCAGTTCGAGTTGCCCTGTTTGTAAAGCTGAGGCTGCGGATCGAG ATCTCAGGCCTGTGCCATTCATGGAAAACATAGTAGCCATCTATAAAAGCTTGGATGCGTCTTTCTGCGCCAATTTGTTGCAGCCCGTTTCTTCTG ATGTTAGAACCATTTTGGAACAAAACCCCATTTCGCCTTTTATCAGTTTTGCTGGCACAATTGCTAAAGAACCATTTGACAATGACCAGGGCGGTAATTCAAACAGTGGACAATCCATCTATTCGTCGAGTGCTCATGAACGAGTTTGGGCTCCTTGTAGTCTGAATCGTTCTGTTGCTGATGGAGTTGGCAAGAATGGCAAATTAGAAAACTGTAGCATGCCAATAGATGCTAATGGCAAGGTATTAGATTTTGCTAGAAGCGGAATGGGAAATCCCATTTTACAACTACCAAGTTCTCAAATAAGAGCTGGTGGACTTGAAGAGTGCATGACTGTAGAAAGAGGCATGAATCACGCAGCACAGTCATTGCCCAACagtcctccttcatttggtgatGCCAAATGTTCAGATAATGATAGCTGTGGTCGGCGCTGTGAGCAA ATTTCAGAAAATTCTTTGGTCAGGAGATCGATCAGCAACATTGATGATAGTAGAGTAGGGCAGAAAAGGCATGATAGTTGTGCAACTGAAATTGATGGTCatttaagaaagaaaataaagtatGAGCCAGTTTCAGAAACTTATTCCGAGCTCGAACATAAGTTCAGTACAGCTCCTAATGAATCATTCACAAAGAgaacaatttgtgcattttgcCAGTCTTCTATAATCTCGGTG GTTACAGGGCCAATGTTGCATTATTCTAAAGAGAGACTGGTTGAGGGAGATGAGGCAAATGCTTCAAATGTTATACATGTTCACAGAATATGCATTGATTG GGCACCGCAAGTGTATTTTGAAGGTGAAAATGTAAAGAGATTGAAGGCAGAAGTGTTAAGGGGTGCGAAGCTAAAATGCACCAAATGTGGGCTAAAGGGAGCAGCTTTGGGATGCTTTGTGAAGTCCTGCCGGAGAAGCTATCACGTTACCTGTGCAATTGAAATTTCTAAATGTCGTTGGGACAAG GAAAACTTTCTGCTGCTCTGTCCAGCTCATAGTTCAACTAAATTTCCCAGTGAGAAGTCAAATTATGGGAAGCCCAA AATCTGTCCGCCGTCTAACAGTGTGGAAGCTCCAGATGAAGTGAATAAATGGATCATATGCCCATCCGGTTTGTCTTCTGAAGAGAAG CTTCTTTTAATCAAGTTTGCCGAGAAGATTGGTGCAACTGTGTCCAAGACCTGGAGACCAGATGTTACACATGTGATTGCAGCCCTGGATGGGGATGGTGCATATGTGAGGACATTCAAAACTTGCATGGCCATTTTGGCTGGAAGATGGATTCTGAAAATTGACT GGGTAAAAGCATGCATGGAAGCCACAGATCATGTGAATGAAGAGCCATATGAAGTTAGTCTTGATAACTACGGATGCTGTGATGGCCCAAAAACTGGCAGGCTTCGGGCAACAAACAAC GAGCCAAATCTCTTTAATGGTTTGAGTTTCTATTTTGCTGGTGATTTTGTACTGGATAGAAAGGAAGACCTTCAAGATTTGATCATTGCAGCAGGAGGCACAGTTTTCAACAGCTCAGAAGAAGTGCTGGAACGAAGTTGTCTTGAACAGACTGCTTCAAGGATGCTAGTTGTATACAACCTCGACCCACCAGAAGGATGTAAGTTGGGGGAAGAAGTTTCGATCCTTTGGCAACGGTCAAATGAGGCCCAGGATATAGCTGCAAAAATTGGATCACAAATCATCGGTCACACATGGCTCTTGGAATCAATTGCGAGATGCAAGTTACAGCCTTTTGTCTGTTGA
- the LOC137728836 gene encoding uncharacterized protein, translating into MGCFLECFGSSKDNKRRRNRRYRVHHRDHRHTSFEPVKSALSSAPEVEEKPISPALEEVRDKPVEQLSFSTRKKVTFDSNVKTYEHVSTNETTDPLLDSKENGKEEEGKNLEKPCQSQSSSEDSSVTFSSGSYPPNHRYQNCRDSDDEDEVLDYDEDSDLDDEDEDDYDDDDGELEYEDEIVESNRGVSTPQVMTEDFDSPMPMKLGGLNHSARDRSGYVHSVLNPVENLTQWKAVKAKGTPLMKPQKENFTQDQEPRISFSSEPSLSFKTKADQDKKQSKNPNQELAVDASLSNWLVSSEHTPVNKASTTALDTFTPEKSTSHGSNSARGHQDRPILGALTVEELRQFSASSSPRKSPSRSPDEMAIIGSVGTYWNHRAPSPAAKSLGASSYKGIPNSTSKYR; encoded by the exons atGGGTTGCTTTCTTGAATGTTTTGGTTCTTCCAAAGACAACAAGCGCAGGAGGAATCGGAGGTACAGGGTTCACCACCGAGACCAT AGACATACAAGTTTCGAGCCTGTGAAATCTGCTCTCTCCTCTGCACCGGAGGTTGAGGAAAAACCTATTAGCCCGGCATTGGAAGAAGTCCG GGACAAGCCAGTGGAACAACTGAGCTTCAGTACTCGAAAGAAAGTTACTTTTGATTCGAATGTTAAGACCTATGAGCATGTTTCGACCAACGAAACTACGGATCCTTTGTTGGATAGTAAAGAGAatgggaaggaggaggaggggaagAATTTGGAAAAACCGTGCCAATCTCAGTCTTCCTCTGAAGATAGTTCGGTCACTTTCAGCTCAGGGTCATACCCTCCTAACCATCGGTACCAAAATTGCAGGGATAGCGATGATGAAGACGAAGTGTTAGACTATGATGAGGACAGTGATCtggatgatgaagatgaggaTGATTATGATGACGATGATGGGGAACTAGAGTACGAAGATGAAATTGTAGAATCAAATAGAGGGGTTTCTACTCCTCAAGTAATGACTGAGGATTTTGATAGTCCAATGCCGATGAAACTAGGTGGGTTGAACCACAGTGCACGCGATAGGAGTGGTTATGTTCATTCGGTGCTAAACCCTGTTGAGAATCTAACACAATGGAAAGCTGTCAAAGCCAAAGGGACACCACTGATGAAGCCTCAGAAAGAGAATTTCACACAGGATCAAGAACCCCGGATTTCGTTCAGTTCAGAGCCAAGTTTGAGCTTTAAAACAAAAGCTGATCAAGACAAGAAGCAATCAAAGAATCCCAACCAAGAATTGGCAGTTGATGCTAGCCTCTCGAACTGGTTGGTTTCATCAGAACATACGCCAGTTAACAAGGCCAGCACAACTGCTTTAGACACCTTCACGCCTGAGAAAAGCACGTCCCATGGATCAAACTCAGCAAGAGGCCATCAAGATAGACCAATTTTAGGTGCATTAACTGTTGAAGAGCTCAGACAATTTTCAGCCTCATCTTCACCAAGGAAGTCACCGAGTAGAAGCCCTGACGAGATGGCCATAATAGGGTCCGTTGGAACATACTGGAATCACAGAGCTCCTTCTCCCGCTGCTAAGAGTTTGGGTGCCTCGTCTTACAAAGGAATACCAAACTCAACCAGCAAATACAGATAG
- the LOC137729982 gene encoding CDT1-like protein a, chloroplastic yields MSSSQTLRSRTPRSREKKALNPDPPEVSGSEALSTQTPQKPETLTRRSRNANFALSIGDIRRAAAKSVGESTQKQRTDQIDPWGEETPKKTRVSRQEKLPEKFEILGEFFNGLDTSIRLLRLRGLKPSFSNICPQIECLTDRRFTHGHLAQLKFVLPEAIEIKKVLIKDERTSCLKPDLHVTINADALESDGKSKPEGGGSMHLRKAFRKRLADLSKSHPEDYNIPEEILPQPFGRAKQDMLSDTVNPPLSSSLGEVLTDAKSCLQGDEISEPKLDTACASLCGQVPVTPTKAMDAIENHDDLPTKSASIQSTPAKLASTPARLRAETPALQPPKRCYMSPDHNSTSSPNKLVTRPPRTRSLKFDTPVKNKNVGDESPDRSDGSNDNDIHDILPADLLQSLGEKEKKAIEERDPAISQAKRRQQMISSLPKLFNSIHFLLQSMNRSVITKEELVHKIIWTNFDIVDRKEVQEQLNLLLELVPDWISEKKIASEADLLMIHINKMSSPESVRARLEVAK; encoded by the exons ATGAGTTCCTCGCAAACCCTCAGATCCAGGACACCCAGAAGCCGGGAGAAGAAAGCCCTAAACCCAGATCCCCCAGAAGTCTCAGGCAGCGAGGCACTGAGCACCCAGACCCCTCAGAAGCCCGAAACTCTCACCCGCCGTTCTCGAAACGCCAACTTTGCGCTCTCCATAGGAGACATCAGAAGGGCGGCCGCCAAAAGCGTCGGCGAGTCGACGCAGAAGCAACGGACGGACCAGATCGATCCTTGGGGGGAGGAAACCCCGAAGAAGACTCGTGTCAGCCGCCAGGAGAAGCTACCCGAAAA aTTTGAGATCTTGGGTGAGTTTTTCAATGGCTTGGACACTTCGATTCGGTTGTTGCGGTTGAGGGGATTAAAGCCCAGTTTCAGCAACATTTGTCCCCAAATCGAGTGTTTAACGGATag GAGGTTTACACACGGTCACTTGGCTCAGCTGAAGTTTGTTTTACCTGAGGCGATTGAGATAAAGAAAGTGCTTATTAAGGATGAGAGGACCAGTTGTCTGAAGCCGGATCTTCATGTCACCATCAATGCTGATGCATTGGAGAGCGATGGCAAGTCGAAACCTGAAGGTGGTGGGAGTATGCATTTGAGGAAGGCATTTCGTAAACGGCTTGCTGATCTTTCAAAATCCCATCCTGAG GATTATAACATTCCAGAAGAAATTCTCCCCCAGCCATTTGGTCGTGCGAAGCAAGATATGCTATCAGACACGGTCAATCCTCCCTTGTCATCATCTCTTGGTGAAGTATTGACTGATGCAAAAAGCTGCCTTCAGGGTGATGAGATTTCAGAGCCAAAGCTCGATACTGCTTGTGCTTCATTGTGTGGCCAAGTGCCTGTAACTCCAACTAAAGCCATGGACGCCATTGAAAATCATGATGATTTGCCCACAAAAAGTGCTAGCATTCAATCGACTCCAGCAAAGCTTGCTTCAACTCCGGCCAGGTTGAGGGCTGAAACGCCTGCATTGCAGCCTCCAAAGCGATGTTATATGAGCCCAGATCATAATTCTACTAGCTCACCGAACAAGTTGGTTACGCGTCCTCCACGCACCAGGTCTTTGAAATTTGACACGCCTGTGAAGAATAAAAATGTTGGGGATGAATCTCCTGATAGGAGTGACGGATCAAACGATAATGACATTCACGATATTCTTCCAGCCGATCTTTTGCAATCG CTTGGAGAGAAGGAGAAAAAGGCAATAGAGGAGCGAGATCCGGCCATCTCCCAAGCAAAGAGGCGGCAACAGATGATTTCCAGCCTACCTAAGCTCTTCAACTCGATTCATTTTCTACTACAGTCTATGAATCGTTCTGTTATCACAAAAGAGGAGCTTGTGCACAAGATCATTTGGACCAATTTCGATATTGTTGACAGAA AGGAAGTTCAAGAGCAGCTAAACTTGTTGCTAGAGCTGGTTCCCGATTGGATTTCTGAAAAGAAGATAGCATCCGAAGCTGATTTGCTAATGATCCA CATTAATAAGATGTCGAGCCCTGAGTCAGTACGTGCACGGCTTGAAGTGGCAAAGTGA
- the LOC137727905 gene encoding heterogeneous nuclear ribonucleoprotein 1-like — MDSDEGKLFIGGLAWDTNEDKLADYFNQYGDVTQTVIMRDKVTGRPRGFGFVVFSDPSLLDRVLNDKHTIDGRLVEAKRALSREEQQTSNRSGNFNTSRSSGGGGNFKTKKIFVGGLPSTLTEDAFRQFFENYGTVTDVVIMYDQNTQRPRGFGFITFDTEDAVDRVLQKNYHELNGKLVEVKRALPKDANPGGGGRGGGYQGYGNSGTSTNAFDGRVDGNRYVQLQTTAGGFPPYSGYGAPGYGYGAANTGVGYGGYGSANTGFGGPAGSYGNPNAPNVGYVSGVPGALKSAWSNQTPGYGATGYGAAAPWSTPGGSGAPAPRGQSPSGVSGYGNQGYGYGNYGGSYASYPGGYGTSGGHGGSTPTSNSGGSASGGEQQGTRGGYMGSGYGDTNGNSGYSNASWRSDHSQATGGYGGSRSRQA; from the exons atgGACTCGGACGAAGGCAAGCTGTTCATAGGAGGACTGGCATGGGACACCAACGAGGACAAGCTAGCCGACTACTTCAACCAGTACGGTGATGTCACCCAGACCGTCATCATGCGTGACAAGGTCACCGGCCGTCCCAGAGGCTTTGgcttcgtcgtcttctccgaCCCCTCTCTGCTCGACCGGGTCCTCAACGACAAGCACACCATTGACGGCCGACTG GTTGAGGCAAAAAGGGCTTTATCGAGAGAAGAACAGCAGACATCCAATAGAAGTGGAAACTTTAACACCAGCAGGAGCTCTGGAGGGGGAGGAAATTTTAAGACCAAGAAAATATTTGTTGGTGGATTGCCTTCTACACTGACAGAAGATGCATTTCGTCAATTCTTTGAAAATTATGGTACCGTGACAGATGTAGTAATAATGTATGACCAAAATACTCAACGACCTCGTGGTTTTGGTTTCATAACATTTGACACTGAAGATGCAGTTGATAGAGTACTACAAAAGAACTACCATGAGTTGAATGGTAAACTTGTAGAGGTAAAGCGAGCGCTACCTAAAGATGCAAATCCTGGTGGTGGGGGCCGTGGTGGGGGATATCAAGGTTACGGTAATTCTGGGACCAGTACAAATGCATTTGATGGTCGGGTTGATGGCAATAGATATGTGCAGCTTCAAACTACAGCAGGCGGCTTCCCTCCATATTCTGGCTATGGTGCACCAGGTTATGGTTATGGAGCAGCAAATACAGGGGTTGGTTATGGAGGTTATGGAAGTGCCAATACTGGTTTCGGTGGTCCTGCAGGATCGTATGGGAATCCAAATGCCCCCAACGTTGGCTATGTTAGTGGGGTACCTGGTGCCTTGAAAAGTGCTTGGAGCAACCAAACTCCTGGGTATGGTGCTACTGGCTATGGGGCTGCAGCTCCTTGGAGTACCCCTGGTGGAAGTGGTGCTCCTGCTCCTAGGGGTCAATCCCCAAGTGGGGTTTCTGGTTATGGAAATCAAGGTTATGGCTATGGAAATTACGGCGGCAGTTACGCTTCTTATCCTGGTGGGTATGGGACCTCTGGCGGGCATGGTGGAAGTACTCCAACAAGCAACTCTGGTGGTAGTGCTAGCGGTGGAGAGCAACAAGGGACTCGTGGTGGTTACATGGGGAGTGGCTATGGTGACACCAATGGTAATTCGGGGTACTCTAATGCATCTTGGAGATCTGACCATTCACAGGCCACCGGTGGTTATGGTGGTTCTCGGTCCAGGCAGGCCTAG
- the LOC137728833 gene encoding BRCA1-associated RING domain protein 1-like isoform X1, which yields MGSSFSETGPRAQVPALVRFASLNFISFFSSNFHVFEFYFDLFEANVVYQKWVFVFCVFIVDFSLNLLNQPTLLPCNHIFCNSCIPSSSCPVCKAEAADRDLRPVPFMENIVAIYKSLDASFCANLLQPVSSDVRTILEQNPISPFISFAGTIAKEPFDNDQGGNSNSGQSIYSSSAHERVWAPCSLNRSVADGVGKNGKLENCSMPIDANGKVLDFARSGMGNPILQLPSSQIRAGGLEECMTVERGMNHAAQSLPNSPPSFGDAKCSDNDSCGRRCEQISENSLVRRSISNIDDSRVGQKRHDSCATEIDGHLRKKIKYEPVSETYSELEHKFSTAPNESFTKRTICAFCQSSIISVVTGPMLHYSKERLVEGDEANASNVIHVHRICIDWAPQVYFEGENVKRLKAEVLRGAKLKCTKCGLKGAALGCFVKSCRRSYHVTCAIEISKCRWDKENFLLLCPAHSSTKFPSEKSNYGKPKICPPSNSVEAPDEVNKWIICPSGLSSEEKLLLIKFAEKIGATVSKTWRPDVTHVIAALDGDGAYVRTFKTCMAILAGRWILKIDWVKACMEATDHVNEEPYEVSLDNYGCCDGPKTGRLRATNNEPNLFNGLSFYFAGDFVLDRKEDLQDLIIAAGGTVFNSSEEVLERSCLEQTASRMLVVYNLDPPEGCKLGEEVSILWQRSNEAQDIAAKIGSQIIGHTWLLESIARCKLQPFVC from the exons ATGGGTTCTTCATTTTCAGAAACTGGGCCTCGAGCTCAAGTGCCCGCTCTGGTTCGATTCGCTTCCctaaatttcatttcatttttttcctcaaattttCACGTTTTCGAATTTTACTTTGATTTATTTGAAGCAAACGTGGTTTATCAGaaatgggtttttgttttttgtgtttttattgttgATTTCAGCTTGAACTTGCTTAATCAGCCGACACTACTTCCATGCAATCACATTTTCTGCAA TTCCTGCATACCCAGTTCGAGTTGCCCTGTTTGTAAAGCTGAGGCTGCGGATCGAG ATCTCAGGCCTGTGCCATTCATGGAAAACATAGTAGCCATCTATAAAAGCTTGGATGCGTCTTTCTGCGCCAATTTGTTGCAGCCCGTTTCTTCTG ATGTTAGAACCATTTTGGAACAAAACCCCATTTCGCCTTTTATCAGTTTTGCTGGCACAATTGCTAAAGAACCATTTGACAATGACCAGGGCGGTAATTCAAACAGTGGACAATCCATCTATTCGTCGAGTGCTCATGAACGAGTTTGGGCTCCTTGTAGTCTGAATCGTTCTGTTGCTGATGGAGTTGGCAAGAATGGCAAATTAGAAAACTGTAGCATGCCAATAGATGCTAATGGCAAGGTATTAGATTTTGCTAGAAGCGGAATGGGAAATCCCATTTTACAACTACCAAGTTCTCAAATAAGAGCTGGTGGACTTGAAGAGTGCATGACTGTAGAAAGAGGCATGAATCACGCAGCACAGTCATTGCCCAACagtcctccttcatttggtgatGCCAAATGTTCAGATAATGATAGCTGTGGTCGGCGCTGTGAGCAA ATTTCAGAAAATTCTTTGGTCAGGAGATCGATCAGCAACATTGATGATAGTAGAGTAGGGCAGAAAAGGCATGATAGTTGTGCAACTGAAATTGATGGTCatttaagaaagaaaataaagtatGAGCCAGTTTCAGAAACTTATTCCGAGCTCGAACATAAGTTCAGTACAGCTCCTAATGAATCATTCACAAAGAgaacaatttgtgcattttgcCAGTCTTCTATAATCTCGGTG GTTACAGGGCCAATGTTGCATTATTCTAAAGAGAGACTGGTTGAGGGAGATGAGGCAAATGCTTCAAATGTTATACATGTTCACAGAATATGCATTGATTG GGCACCGCAAGTGTATTTTGAAGGTGAAAATGTAAAGAGATTGAAGGCAGAAGTGTTAAGGGGTGCGAAGCTAAAATGCACCAAATGTGGGCTAAAGGGAGCAGCTTTGGGATGCTTTGTGAAGTCCTGCCGGAGAAGCTATCACGTTACCTGTGCAATTGAAATTTCTAAATGTCGTTGGGACAAG GAAAACTTTCTGCTGCTCTGTCCAGCTCATAGTTCAACTAAATTTCCCAGTGAGAAGTCAAATTATGGGAAGCCCAA AATCTGTCCGCCGTCTAACAGTGTGGAAGCTCCAGATGAAGTGAATAAATGGATCATATGCCCATCCGGTTTGTCTTCTGAAGAGAAG CTTCTTTTAATCAAGTTTGCCGAGAAGATTGGTGCAACTGTGTCCAAGACCTGGAGACCAGATGTTACACATGTGATTGCAGCCCTGGATGGGGATGGTGCATATGTGAGGACATTCAAAACTTGCATGGCCATTTTGGCTGGAAGATGGATTCTGAAAATTGACT GGGTAAAAGCATGCATGGAAGCCACAGATCATGTGAATGAAGAGCCATATGAAGTTAGTCTTGATAACTACGGATGCTGTGATGGCCCAAAAACTGGCAGGCTTCGGGCAACAAACAAC GAGCCAAATCTCTTTAATGGTTTGAGTTTCTATTTTGCTGGTGATTTTGTACTGGATAGAAAGGAAGACCTTCAAGATTTGATCATTGCAGCAGGAGGCACAGTTTTCAACAGCTCAGAAGAAGTGCTGGAACGAAGTTGTCTTGAACAGACTGCTTCAAGGATGCTAGTTGTATACAACCTCGACCCACCAGAAGGATGTAAGTTGGGGGAAGAAGTTTCGATCCTTTGGCAACGGTCAAATGAGGCCCAGGATATAGCTGCAAAAATTGGATCACAAATCATCGGTCACACATGGCTCTTGGAATCAATTGCGAGATGCAAGTTACAGCCTTTTGTCTGTTGA